From Montipora foliosa isolate CH-2021 chromosome 6, ASM3666993v2, whole genome shotgun sequence, a single genomic window includes:
- the LOC138005559 gene encoding uncharacterized protein yields the protein MWTQVWPITELQRLDRESRKIMVENGGKHPLGTSDLLYLPRKVGGRGLKSIEAEYKLTKVKAAVRLYNNTDPTMQLVRQFEEKARRTGRHSLIGDAQRFAEELGMKLELRYPDPSGTTEQGEVIEGRKIGVWAKKAVQSKRFEDTKEKKWQGKLMTVRWEDEKLDGDCFSWMTEWRAAPTHTIAGIMELYEQLLPTKLYNSRKTKTTDDPDARCRLCGKAQESVAHVLSGCSVLAQTKYLSRHNAALKILFFELLKSYQLIEVIPPWYSPTQPKPSYENEQATMYWDVPVYADHIEVHANRVDARIVDKENQTVTLLEMSCPWVENREQKEKEKTLKYAPLRLELKQQYPGYRINQVNIIIDVMGGYSKELYSSVRDLLGAERSRECLRRMQKSVLSSSLNIVRSFKVLS from the coding sequence ATGTGGACGCAGGTATGGCCCATCACAGAGCTGCAGAGACTGGACAGAGAATCAAGGAAGATCATGGTGGAGAACGGTGGGAAACACCCACTGGGAACTAGTGACTTGCTCTATCTCCCAAGGAAAGTTGGAGGAAGGGGACTTAAGTCAATCGAAGCGGAGTACAAGCTCACTAAGGTCAAGGCGGCAGTGAGGCTATATAATAACACGGATCCGACAATGCAACTTGTTAGGCAGTTTGAGGAGAAGGCACGAAGAACTGGGCGGCACTCCTTGATAGGAGATGCGCAGAGATTCGCCGAAGAACTTGGGATGAAGCTAGAACTCAGGTACCCGGACCCGTCAGGTACTACGGAGCAGGGTGAGGTAATAGAGGGCCGAAAGATTGGAGTGTGGGCAAAGAAAGCAGTACAGAGTAAGCGCTTTGAGGATACTAAAGAAAAGAAGTGGCAGGGAAAGCTGATGACGGTTCGTTGGGAGGACGAAAAACTTGACGGTGACTGCTTTTCCTGGATGACAGAATGGCGGGCGGCACCGACGCACACGATAGCTGGGATAATGGAGCTATACGAGCAACTACTTCCAACCAAGCTGTATAACTCAAGGAAAACCAAGACAACCGATGACCCTGATGCGAGATGCAGGTTGTGTGGAAAGGCCCAGGAGTCTGTCGCGCATGTCCTATCAGGGTGTAGCGTTCTGGCACAAACAAAGTATTTATCACGACACAACGCAGCACTCAAAATACTCTTTTTTGAGTTGCTGAAAAGCTACCAACTAATCGAAGTGATACCCCCTTGGTACTCCCCAACACAGCCAAAGCCCTCCTATGAGAACGAACAAGCGACAATGTATTGGGATGTCCCGGTTTACGCGGATCACATAGAAGTACACGCGAACCGAGTAGACGCGAGAATTGTGGACAAAGAAAACCAGACCGTCACCCTCCTAGAGATGAGCTGTCCCTGGGTCGAGAATAGAGAGCAAAAAGAGAAGGAGAAAACTCTCAAGTACGCCCCATTACGTTTGGAGCTGAAACAGCAATACCCAGGGTACAGGATCAACCAAGTGAACATTATAATCGATGTTATGGGGGGCTACTCCAAGGAGCTGTACAGCAGTGTTAGGGATTTGCTAGGAGCGGAACGAAGCAGAGAATGCCTGAGAAGGATGCAAAAGTCGGTGCTGAGTAGTAGCTTGAATATTGTGAGATCTTTCAAGGTTTTGAGCTAA